Proteins co-encoded in one Methanobacterium veterum genomic window:
- a CDS encoding molybdopterin molybdotransferase MoeA, giving the protein MFISELIPVKDALKIIDNIEIKLDIERIPLEEAYNRVLAEDIKALLDSPSFDRSAMDGYAVKAEDTFGSSETSPAYLKVVDRIGAGDTSKIVLKQGEAIKIATGAPIPEGANAVVMEEYTYEENNDLEASKTLFPGENVAPFGEDFKKGDELLKSGELLRPQDIGIITSAGHDTVNVFKKPKIGVITTGNELVMSKSDIEGAKIINSNYYTLKALVESTLAVPELTHCVDDAQKVKGQIETFLESCDAIITTGGTAISKGDVVVDVVDEMGEVLIHGAGIRPGKPFGFGVINGTPIFMLSGYPVASMVQFDIFTRNYLLKMQNIHKEFPIIKKTASRKIASTLGRTDYVRAKTEGSLVQPLKIDGSGIIRSMVESDCYILIEENVEGINEGEECDVLLYDSLKV; this is encoded by the coding sequence ATGTTCATATCTGAATTGATACCAGTTAAGGATGCACTAAAAATCATAGACAACATTGAAATTAAACTCGATATTGAAAGGATTCCTCTTGAAGAAGCATATAACAGAGTCCTTGCAGAGGATATAAAAGCACTTTTAGATTCTCCCTCCTTTGATAGATCTGCTATGGATGGTTATGCCGTAAAAGCTGAAGATACATTCGGATCTTCTGAAACCAGTCCTGCATATTTAAAAGTTGTAGATAGAATAGGTGCTGGCGATACATCAAAAATAGTTTTAAAGCAAGGGGAAGCTATAAAAATCGCTACTGGGGCGCCGATACCAGAAGGTGCAAATGCAGTTGTCATGGAAGAGTATACCTACGAAGAAAACAATGATTTAGAAGCTTCAAAAACATTATTTCCAGGGGAAAATGTTGCTCCATTTGGAGAAGATTTTAAAAAAGGCGATGAACTCCTAAAATCAGGGGAACTCTTAAGACCACAAGATATTGGAATAATAACGTCTGCAGGCCATGATACAGTAAATGTATTTAAAAAGCCCAAAATAGGCGTGATAACTACTGGAAACGAACTTGTAATGTCTAAATCAGATATCGAAGGGGCCAAAATTATAAATTCAAATTATTATACCTTAAAAGCACTCGTTGAAAGTACCCTTGCAGTTCCAGAACTTACCCATTGTGTTGACGATGCGCAAAAAGTAAAAGGACAAATTGAAACATTTTTAGAGTCATGTGATGCCATAATAACCACTGGCGGCACTGCAATAAGTAAAGGAGACGTTGTGGTAGATGTGGTTGATGAAATGGGAGAAGTTTTAATTCATGGAGCGGGCATAAGACCTGGAAAGCCCTTTGGATTTGGAGTAATAAATGGAACCCCAATATTCATGCTTTCAGGGTATCCTGTAGCTTCAATGGTGCAGTTCGATATTTTCACTCGTAATTACCTTCTTAAAATGCAGAATATTCATAAAGAGTTCCCCATCATTAAAAAAACAGCATCCAGGAAAATTGCATCAACACTTGGCAGAACAGATTATGTTAGAGCAAAAACAGAAGGCAGTTTAGTACAGCCCCTTAAAATAGATGGATCTGGAATTATAAGATCTATGGTTGAATCTGACTGTTATATATTGATAGAAGAAAATGTTGAGGGTATAAACGAAGGCGAAGAATGTGACGTTTTACTTTACGATTCGTTAAAGGTATAA
- a CDS encoding TIR domain-containing protein — MFESESKLYNIFISHIGQNEEEYNTFTEKLAAAHDFEFKNYGILEKDKITGEELQEQIMPVGIVIILSGLYNKYKDIIKKQIDIANKLEKPIIVIRPYGMENVPPELEEAAVDIVGWNAPCIVDAIVENYLE, encoded by the coding sequence ATGTTTGAATCAGAATCAAAATTATATAACATATTTATAAGCCATATAGGTCAAAATGAGGAAGAATATAACACGTTTACTGAGAAATTGGCAGCAGCACATGATTTTGAGTTTAAAAACTATGGGATACTTGAAAAAGATAAGATCACTGGAGAAGAGCTTCAAGAACAGATAATGCCTGTAGGGATTGTAATAATTCTTTCAGGGCTGTACAATAAGTATAAAGATATTATAAAGAAGCAAATAGACATTGCAAATAAATTAGAAAAGCCCATAATTGTCATCAGGCCTTACGGTATGGAAAATGTACCTCCTGAGCTTGAAGAAGCTGCTGTAGATATCGTAGGATGGAATGCACCGTGTATAGTTGATGCCATAGTGGAAAATTATTTGGAGTAA